A segment of the Paramisgurnus dabryanus chromosome 5, PD_genome_1.1, whole genome shotgun sequence genome:
ATGTATTGTGCTGTAATCTGTCTGTCTGGGGTAAACTGTAGctagggttgcaaaattctgggAATTTTGGAAACTTTCTATGGTTATTACAGTTGTGGCACACGGATGAAGATGAGTCCAATGATGAGGAAGCTAATGTTTGTCTGTTAAACAGTTTGTCTAAATTACCCAAACCTATTTGCATTAAttccttaaaggattagtccgttttcttaaaaaaaaatccagataatttactcaccaccatgtcatccaaaatgttgatgtctttctttgttcagtcgagaagaaattatgctttttgaagaaaacattccaggatttttctcattttaatggactttaatggaccccagcatgtaacagttttaatgcagtttaaattgcagtttcaaaggactctaaacgatcccataagggtcttatctagtgaaacgattgtcatttttgacaagaaaaataaaaaatatgcacttttaaaccacaacttttcatctatctccggtcctgtgacgcaccaatttttttttaagaaaatggactaatcctttaactttCCAACTTGGAATATTTCCAATATTTCTGATCTTTGCAACTCTACTTGTAGCTATAAGAAATGGCAAGCCACCGCATAGTACTAACCTGCTTATTTGTGTGGATTAATTTCAGGATAACAGTGTTTTTGCCCTGAATACCCGGACAGGCAAATTAAAAGAGAGGCAAAAATGGCTCTCAGATTTCATCCTGACAAAAAGGATCAAAGTCAAACCTTCGGAAGCACAGAGAAGAAGGAATGCTTGTTTACAGTCAAAACCGAGGCGTAAAAGAATAAAAAGCAAAGCAATAATACCAGATTCTCCTTTGCAGTCCCCTTCTTGTTCAGATGCTGAACTTTCCTTTTCTACCAGTCCTAGACAGCTCCCTACTAACCACATTCGTTCAGATGAGAAGTCTGCATTGGATGGAGATCATCAAGTTGAAGAGACGCAGGAACTAAACTCTGAAGTTGCAACTTCTGATGCAGAGGAGGAAGATTTGAGAGCTGAACCAGACAGCACTTCCTTCTCTCCACACCAAGGCGGAGACGTATCGAATCATACGCAAGATGACAGTGGAAGTGAAACTTTATTGCCTGATGAGGACGAGGAGGAGAACGAAGATGGGAATAATcaaaacatggaaaaaacatCTGGAGATGATCCAGATGAAACGTTAATAATGATAGAGGACAGAAATGATGACAGTGACGTAACTCAAATAGATTCTGAAATAAGTGAATCCCTTTCTAAATCTGGACCAGGAACGCCAAGACGGAAAGGTAAGAGTCACCCATGTGCAGCCGATGAAACAAGCCAGCATTCCTCACAAGACATCTCGACATCTCCTGATTCTCAATCTTTACTGGTCAGAGGTGAACAGGAAGACAATGGCAGCAAAGAAACAAACAAGCTACAAAACGTTTTAACTGACATTGATTTGCATGGCAGCAGCACAAAATGCTCTGATTCTCAAGATGCTAGCCAGAGTTTTGCTCCACATGTTGAACTTCTCCCAGAAAGTGAGAAAGAAATAAATCATCAAAAGACAAAGAGGAAAACGATGTTGTTGGTGCATGCTCAAGATGCAGATGGAGAGGAGACCAGTGTGATCCAAAAACCATCTGGACCTGTTAAGCCAGTAAGTGATGATGTCTCAAGTACCACTGAAACAGCCGATAGTCCTTTGTTTAAACATGTCGGACAGAGCTTTCTTAAAAGGAAGAGGAGGAAAGAAGAGAAAATTGACAAAGATTCAGATTTGATGCAACGCGATATAGATGCGAGTGATGACATCATCAGACTTAAAACTGCACGGAAGGACAGCAAGGAATCACGTGAGGCGGAGGAACGAACGCAGGCCGCCTCAGTCTTACGGTCAATTGAAACAGCCGAACTCTCGGAGGAAACAAGCAGGTTCTCTTTGGATTCAGACATGACTGTTATCTCACCGGTTAAGAAGAAAAAGGCAAAAAAGCACAAGTTAGAAGAGCAGGATGATGCTGAGCTTGGTATAGACACTCAACATACCCAAGACACTGAGTCGCCATccaaaagaacaaaaaagaagaagaaagacaAAAAGATGCAGGACAATGATGCAACCATTAGCCTTTCAAATGAAAGTTTGGCACACGATGCTGATAGACCTCTTGAACAGGTGGTAAATGATTCGATTCAAGCCACTGTGATCGATCATTCTGAGCATTCGCAAAAACCTGAGGGAGTTGCACAAGAGCCAAGTGGCGTAGTTGAGCACATGGAAAGAAAACATCAAAGTTCTTTGTCTGAAAGCGATGAAATCATTGCATTGAAAAAAGCATCAGAACCCTCGGAGACGACGTGTAATTTAGAGGTTTCAGACAGCACGGATATCACAAAggttaaaaagaaaaagaaagtgaAACGGCAGGACGCAGAGATGGGTTTAGATACTCGTAGTGTGGAAAATGTTCAGGAAGACATTCCTGAAAGTCCTGTTGAGTTGAAAGCGAATGATTCAATCAATATCAGTGAAGCCCATCAGCCTGACAATACACAGAAATCAGAGGATATTACAAGGAGTTCATCACCCGGTGTAACTATATTAAGATCagggaagaaaaagaagaagaagaaaaagaagaagagtACGTATGAATGTGATCAGCATGATTCCCCCAATGTGAATCTGGATGCGTGTTCTGTGTCTCTGTTTGATGAGGTCGCTTGGGCTTCAGAGGAAGAAAACGGATCAACCGCACATCTTGGAGAAAGACCAGCTGATGTACTTGagcatttaaaaagtaatgcaaaagctAAGTTAAATGATGCCAAAGGGGACAGTACTGAGGACAGCTATCCTGTGGTGCAGTCTGAGGAAACGGTAACACCTGAGATGAGGAAGAAAAAGAGGAAGAATAAAAGGCATACAGATTACCTCACGAAAGTAAACAGTGACAAACATTTAGTGGGTACTGATCGGAAAGACTTTGGAAACTCCATCGGGAGTTCGGTGTCAACACTATCTGAAGGAAGatcaaagaaaacaaaagacaatGAGGAAATAATGGAAACAAATCAGGGTGCGTGTCCTATATCTCAGGCAATTGCACAGACAAAACAGACCGACTCGAACAAGGCGAAAAAACGGGTCATGGTTGCCACCCTGGAAGATTCTGGAGATGTGGGGAGAAAGAATGATATTGATTTTACTAACAGTAATAACAAGATTATATCTAGCCCTGAGGTCAATACAagtgacacacccaaaatgccCGAAAGGGGTTGGAATAAAAACAGGTGTGGTGAAGAAGCAGAAAATGTACTGCAGTCACACAAAATACAAGAAACAGAATATAACCCAAAGGGAGATCCTTGCACATTTTCAGCTCAAGACAATTCGGAGTCTCAGACTGATGATGCGCCGCTACttaaaaagaagaaaagaaaaagagatAAAGAAAGCGCATCTATTCTAGATACGCAAAACGCATTAAGTCAAGATGAAACTGATGAGACTTTCATCCATAATGATGATGTgttttctaaaaaaaagaaaaagaaaaaatggaAATGTATACAGAACGATTACTGAACTGTTTCTCTATTTGGGAACATACAGTCTAACTTGGTAAAAGTTTGTAACTTTCAACTGTTTTGAAGGTAGAAAGTGTCTTAGTATCTGAGCAATCTTAACtgtatttaggggtcaagccccgaaggggcgaagacccctattgtatttgttagttttcttattattattattattattattcttcttcttcttcttcttccgccattgcggtctatggcagcccatagaaccgtacgtaggaaagttatgaaatttggcacactgataaaggacagtccaatgtgtccccacagcaaatttggagtctctaactccaaccctctagcgccaccaacagtctaaagttgcacttacgtttttgtttataacttctgacccgtacgtcctagaaacgaaattcttgtttcctctgattccttggctcaagacgattcgactggaccctatgacgtcattttccgtcatgaaattttttccgccattttgaattattcgtaaaacctacttttgcgaactcgtcctagagcttttgcccgatttccacgaaaatcggtatgtagcatctacagaccctcacggcaaaaagttatggaattcatgtcgattcgccaatctgtttgcgtaaaccgcgtcaacaaattttacgtagagtgcaaaaaaacggatttgaggctgtatcttcgccaaacttaagcctattgaaacgacacttggtacttgtgatgccagtcaggaactgagagcgcatgcccagtttcgtcgcagcgccacctagtggtaagacgaatgttttacacacctataactttggctgtgatcgacgtattttcatgggacttgtttccttggagtcctgaatagttgccgagtccaacgataccaaacatgccagaattggccttacggttaaccctgcgcggcaaaatagcacttaaaaaacacgcgcgaatatctccgcgagcgtaattctgatcgactcgaaaacatcataggaagaatattgcattaccttctgaacaaaaagttctattggcattgtattaaaattttcatcagaaatggctgaaaattgcaaaaaactaaaaattacctttaaattttgtgtttttacacataaatggctataactttgtaacgcaaagagatttttttaccatatttgattccctgatgtatgagcatattttgaggccacacaaaaaaaattgtatgcttgcaccactaggtggccctataattgaacaaaac
Coding sequences within it:
- the pho gene encoding phoenix; amino-acid sequence: MASEDDTTQIELLEFGKNSEVIFETPSQDVVKSIDNCFKQFNRDASNHKLSPDSDSGDSLFLTQSVTSAVRTVRRRRSRHRSQSITDDSEDGREDRCIENEDDEYEDRGSGHRQQTLSTGKEKLTHYIPPKKTNFPFLLKLQKHQHLPELKHQILENAEVGGFYKCIKKIQEGYVNTHGVEMWQYGLKEDSDLDEQNSDHEVTVVDNSVFALNTRTGKLKERQKWLSDFILTKRIKVKPSEAQRRRNACLQSKPRRKRIKSKAIIPDSPLQSPSCSDAELSFSTSPRQLPTNHIRSDEKSALDGDHQVEETQELNSEVATSDAEEEDLRAEPDSTSFSPHQGGDVSNHTQDDSGSETLLPDEDEEENEDGNNQNMEKTSGDDPDETLIMIEDRNDDSDVTQIDSEISESLSKSGPGTPRRKGKSHPCAADETSQHSSQDISTSPDSQSLLVRGEQEDNGSKETNKLQNVLTDIDLHGSSTKCSDSQDASQSFAPHVELLPESEKEINHQKTKRKTMLLVHAQDADGEETSVIQKPSGPVKPVSDDVSSTTETADSPLFKHVGQSFLKRKRRKEEKIDKDSDLMQRDIDASDDIIRLKTARKDSKESREAEERTQAASVLRSIETAELSEETSRFSLDSDMTVISPVKKKKAKKHKLEEQDDAELGIDTQHTQDTESPSKRTKKKKKDKKMQDNDATISLSNESLAHDADRPLEQVVNDSIQATVIDHSEHSQKPEGVAQEPSGVVEHMERKHQSSLSESDEIIALKKASEPSETTCNLEVSDSTDITKVKKKKKVKRQDAEMGLDTRSVENVQEDIPESPVELKANDSINISEAHQPDNTQKSEDITRSSSPGVTILRSGKKKKKKKKKKSTYECDQHDSPNVNLDACSVSLFDEVAWASEEENGSTAHLGERPADVLEHLKSNAKAKLNDAKGDSTEDSYPVVQSEETVTPEMRKKKRKNKRHTDYLTKVNSDKHLVGTDRKDFGNSIGSSVSTLSEGRSKKTKDNEEIMETNQGACPISQAIAQTKQTDSNKAKKRVMVATLEDSGDVGRKNDIDFTNSNNKIISSPEVNTSDTPKMPERGWNKNRCGEEAENVLQSHKIQETEYNPKGDPCTFSAQDNSESQTDDAPLLKKKKRKRDKESASILDTQNALSQDETDETFIHNDDVFSKKKKKKKWKCIQNDY